In the genome of Persephonella sp. KM09-Lau-8, one region contains:
- a CDS encoding YeiH family protein: MKYIPGIIFATIIAIVATFLSRLEIVKETVNFSPLIIAILLGVLIGNIWKMPESFKPGVIFSLKKILRIAIVFLGFRLTFQNVMEVGLEGLIVDTIMLVSTFLLGVFISRKLFGLDAEMSYLIASGSSICGASAVLATAPVVRAEMHHAAMAVATVTIFGTIAMFIYPIVYKSFGNILGFDDVLYGIWTGATVHEVAQVVAAGFAISEPAGNTATIAKLTRVMMLAPLLIALSFYLAKKHATHGAGVTLRDIPIPYFVFGFIAMVGVNSLQIVPANIVQQINLIDGFLLTVAMAAMGLETNINKIKGVGMKPIYAAALIFAFLFFGGIISLKIVHQIFG, translated from the coding sequence ATGAAATACATTCCAGGAATTATTTTTGCCACAATAATAGCCATTGTCGCGACATTCCTATCCAGATTAGAAATTGTAAAAGAAACAGTAAACTTTAGTCCATTAATCATAGCAATCTTACTTGGTGTGCTCATTGGAAATATATGGAAAATGCCAGAAAGCTTTAAGCCTGGTGTTATTTTTTCATTGAAAAAAATTTTAAGGATAGCAATTGTATTTCTCGGTTTCAGATTAACATTTCAAAATGTTATGGAAGTTGGTCTTGAAGGTTTAATTGTTGATACTATTATGCTTGTATCCACATTTTTGCTTGGTGTGTTTATTTCAAGAAAGCTGTTTGGTTTAGATGCCGAAATGAGCTATCTTATCGCTTCAGGAAGTTCTATATGTGGAGCATCAGCAGTTTTAGCAACGGCTCCTGTAGTTCGCGCAGAAATGCACCATGCAGCTATGGCTGTAGCTACTGTAACAATTTTTGGAACAATTGCAATGTTTATTTACCCAATAGTTTATAAATCTTTTGGAAATATACTTGGATTTGATGATGTCTTATACGGTATATGGACAGGTGCAACAGTTCATGAAGTTGCACAGGTTGTTGCTGCAGGGTTCGCAATTTCTGAACCAGCTGGCAACACAGCAACTATTGCTAAGCTTACAAGAGTTATGATGCTCGCCCCTCTTCTTATTGCCCTCAGTTTTTATCTTGCAAAAAAACATGCCACCCACGGAGCTGGTGTAACTCTCAGAGATATACCTATTCCATATTTTGTTTTTGGATTTATAGCAATGGTAGGAGTCAATTCTCTTCAAATAGTTCCAGCTAATATAGTTCAGCAGATAAATCTAATAGATGGATTTTTACTGACTGTAGCAATGGCTGCAATGGGACTTGAGACAAATATAAACAAAATTAAAGGGGTAGGAATGAAACCAATTTATGCAGCTGCTCTTATATTTGCATTCCTGTTCTTTGGAGGAATAATATCCCTTAAAATAGTTCATCAAATATTTGGATAG
- a CDS encoding SCP2 sterol-binding domain-containing protein has protein sequence MKRIGIALLTFIFTLGFSYATPKLMDEEYAKQFCELWNKTPKLVDGLGKWASKAIKEKREYRIIRFYRKKCGADKAVELHIAPKDGKAICVYGGKATDEKADFIMSATDENWKSLAKGEFGFMGIKIMLKLDFIGSKREAARNMGPFKAFLLNLDKIPHTMECP, from the coding sequence ATGAAAAGAATTGGAATAGCATTACTTACTTTTATATTTACCCTTGGATTTTCCTATGCAACACCGAAACTAATGGATGAAGAATATGCAAAACAATTTTGTGAGCTCTGGAATAAAACACCCAAATTAGTAGATGGTTTAGGTAAATGGGCATCAAAAGCAATTAAAGAAAAAAGAGAGTACAGAATTATCAGATTTTACAGAAAAAAATGTGGAGCAGATAAGGCTGTAGAACTTCATATAGCTCCCAAAGATGGAAAGGCTATATGCGTTTACGGAGGAAAAGCAACAGATGAAAAAGCAGATTTTATTATGTCTGCTACAGATGAAAACTGGAAGTCCCTTGCAAAAGGTGAATTTGGTTTTATGGGAATAAAAATAATGTTAAAACTGGATTTTATTGGTTCAAAAAGAGAAGCTGCGAGAAATATGGGACCTTTTAAAGCTTTTCTCCTTAATCTTGATAAAATTCCTCATACTATGGAATGTCCATAA